The Salminus brasiliensis chromosome 8, fSalBra1.hap2, whole genome shotgun sequence genome has a window encoding:
- the parp14rs1 gene encoding poly(ADP-ribose) polymerase family member 14-related sequence 1 isoform X2: MAGEFPYVLLVEGEWDPNTPKLKNKLTIYFQSKKSNGGDCSVQLLGGQRATVSFKTEEVRQQVLKRKSHRIKIGQKDVSLNVHLSPEEDSAVKEAQSSIKAHHPDNRSQAESPSKDEEPSTAEPESEEPEEQGETEEGGGRKSAVLENIQEMNQEFLIMLVENVIKDVPEPKDFSIEVIPESNCAVVTFVSKKGAGNFIMSCPDNSVFRKKNLDVRFLEVTTKVKVEDLPSNLNSDYITLYFEKYGETDGEVVMLEDGQSAIIPFQDQTAVNTVLRTQHQIKKQPIKVFPYYDSLGTALYGKDRPILRLPETFTENIDESIGKYFQDNQGKLDLIRQEMCKHFCQLDLRDSSVKISPLASLLRQGLQTRKLIQTWREKASAEFATAMSKYKSLEINILRDAWSETVAEIHKALSAEPVTLVLHKDQATAILAGLAEDVCRAEDVMHSTIDRITERVQREKGSITDEINMASSIYEIVMLGGLELEIQNSFPKMELSYHSHSQKLVLYGLKQEVLESKNKILQGVIGLNRRVVELHPSVLEFLTKREQERLTSDLFLSKGISASLEIKDNQAWLITKTERVLKDSEEHLKAVLDFKCLDIEDISVIRRPEWQDLITSLNNLFNSSVKVVLINTSGNQVIVSGFAEKVKLVLEQLTDFLKANSNITLTLKADKIVVRFIQENKKQEWFESVKNKVNIDFKDDGVLLSGPRVHVSQCKPVFEDLLSSVYQDNLKVAKPGAKKFFKSKESMYVAAAKINTGCLVELVDENEVLQAGGVSIGKKGVLTPEGVEIVVSKGDMCSYAVDAVVNAANEKLDFSGGLSKAISDAAGPQLQDACHQIIKARKQLNAGDAVLTKAGGQLCCKYVIHAVGPHFDRSDSQKSVGLLKKAVKRSLNLADRENCQSVAIPAISSGNLDFPLDLCANSIVEALKEFFEFVSEDLCVKKIHLVDNNDRTVEALKTAVQKVYGGSSTSQGITSKGHSSQNQQNTKTQKHIPSVSNQGSSQSVKTKEGLTVTLSKRNIQDTSMDVVVNSISSDLSLNHGAISSAILSTAGPQLQTLLNQQVTGNVNVGDVFVTTGGNLKNKLVFHAVAPHWKQGQGQEQKVLEGIMDKCLGQAEQQQQKSIVFPAIGTGNLGFPKALVASLMLDSVLKFSKKRASSHVQEVMFALSPQDIPTIQAFTNEFNNKFNIQTSSTQQQSKGPFSKITSKSGIHETTVGGIVLQVLSGDITKQNTDVIVNSSNENFTLKAGVSKAVLDAAGPNVEVECAVLGAQQNQGLIMTQPGTLQCKKIIHVSAKSDPATIYQRVKQVLKMTAQQKLTSISFPALGTGQGGANPGQVADSMLDAVLDFGTKTPNSSIKMVRMVIFQAPMLTDFQQSMQKREGGSDKQKKEGVLSKAASFAKSLFSGSKNKDDQQKKGKDFVIEGKAVNAACFSICGPSQASVDQAKQWIEKLILDEQAFELISDPMVLNLSDKDQQRIQELQQSMDVNVRLEHKAQGGGSEEATILVEGLSRDVLVAVSEIQTMLRKTRDEFSLRKEIELASGIVDWQYQQGGQYQSFDQLTNFHLEKALTQKSPHVDITFQGQAYKVTMPEGPAVSAVGGNQMSIRRIDKLQVPVIDSLPQEWETMTPTELCRVCPLQPGDKEYKDVLSHFRKTCPNNNVLQIARIQNPGMWKKYQNNKHIMEIKNGHQNNEKMLFHGTREDSMKHINHSGFNRSYAGVNATAYGKGTYFALNASYSSSNTYSVPDHQGHKHMYFCRVLTGDYTTGHSSMFVPPPKSANGIDLYDSVVDRPTAPTIFVVFRDDHAYPEYLITFA; encoded by the exons ATGGCCGGCGAGTTTCCTTATGTCCTGCTCGTCGAGGGCGAATGGGACCCCAATACCCCCAAACTAAAAAACAAGCTCACCATTTATTTCCAGAGTAAGAAGTCTAATGGAGGAGACTGCAGCGTGCAGCTGCTCGGGGGACAGAGAGCGACTGTCAGCTTCAAAACGGAAGAAG tgaGACAACAGGTACTCAAGAGAAAATCACACCGAATCAAAATAGGCCAAAAGGACGTGAGCCTAAATGTTCATCTGTCACCAGAAGAGGACTCAGCTGTTAAG GAAGCACAGTCTTCAATCAAAGCACACCATCCAG ACAACAGAAGCCAAGCAGAATCCCCTTCTAAAGATGAAGAGCCATCTACTGCTGAACCTGAGAGTGAGGAGCCAGAAGAGCAAGGGGAAACTGAAGAGGGTGGAGGAAGAAAATCAGCTGTGCTTGAAAACATTCAGGAAATGAATCAAGAGTTCTTGATCATGCTGGTGGAGAATGTCATCAAGGATGTGCCTGAACCCAAAGACTTCAGCATAGAAGTCATCCCTGAGAGCAACTGCGCTGTGGTTACTTTTGTCAGCAAAAAAG GTGCAGGAAACTTCATTATGTCTTGCCCAGATAATTCAGTTTTTAGGAAGAAAAATCTGGATGTCAGATTTCTTGAGGTGACCACAAAGGTGAAAGTTGAGGACCTACCTTCAAATCTGAACTCTGACTACATTACACTGTATTTTGAAAAGTATGGGGAAACAGATGGTGAAGTGGTGATGCTTGAAGATGGACAGTCTGCTATAATCCCCTTTCAGGATCAAACAG ctgTAAACACAGTTCTCAGAACACAACATCAGATTAAAAAGCAGCCTATCAAAGTATTCCCATATTATGACTCATTGGGAACAGCCCTCTATGGAAAAGACAGACCCATACTGAGACTCCCAGAAACCTTCACAGAGAATATTGATGAATCTATTGGGAAATATTTCCAAGATAACCAAGGAAAACTGGACTTGATCAGGCAGGAGATGTGCAAACATTTCTGTCAGCTGGATCTTCGAGACTCATCTGTGAAAATCAGCCCCCTAGCTTCCCTACTTCGCCAAGGTTTACAGACAAGAAAACTCATCCAGACGTGGAGGGAGAAGGCCTCTGCTGAGTTTGCTACTGCAATGTCCAAATATAAATCCCTAGAGATCAATATTCTGAGAGATGCATGGAGTGAAACAGTGGCAGAAATTCACAAGGCACTGTCTGCTGAGCCTGTGACCCTGGTCCTTCATAAAGATCAAGCAACAGCGATCCTGGCAGGCCTTGCAGAAGATGTATGCAGAGCCGAGGATGTTATGCATAGTACTATTGATAGAATTACTGAAAGGGTCCAAAGGGAGAAGGGCAGCATAACTGATGAGATCAACATGGCTTCCTCCATTTATGAGATTGTCATGCTTGGTGGCCTTGAGCTGGAAATACAGAACAGCTTTCCCAAGATGGAGCTGAGTTACCACTCTCACAGCCAAAAGTTAGTTCTATATGGTCTAAAGCAAGAAGTATTGGAGTCAAAAAATAAGATTCTACAGGGAGTCATTGGCCTAAACCGCAGAGTGGTGGAACTCCACCCATCTGTTCTGGAGTTTCTGACTAAAAGGGAGCAGGAGAGGCTGACCAGTGACTTATTCTTATCCAAGGGAATTAGTGCATCTTTGGAGATTAAGGATAATCAAGCATGGCTTATCACCAAAACTGAGAGGGTCTTGAAAGATAGTGAGGAGCATTTGAAAGCAGTGTTAGATTTTAAATGTCTTGACATAGAGGACATCAGTGTGATCAGGAGGCCAGAATGGCAAGATCTTATTACTAGCTTAAATAACCTGTTCAATTCTTCAGTCAAGGTTGTTTTGATAAACACATCAGGCAACCAAGTCATAGTTTCTGGCTTTGCTGAGAAAGTTAAATTAGTCCTAGAACAGCTGACGGATTTTCTGAAGGCCAATTCTAACATTACCTTAACACTCAAGGCTGACAAGATTGTTGTCAGATTTATCCAGGAGAACAAAAAGCAAGAATGGTTTGAATCGGTGAAAAACAAAGTTAATATTGACTTCAAAGATGACGGAGTCTTACTGAGTGGACCAAGGGTTCATGTCTCTCAGTGTAAGCCGGTCTTTGAGGACCTACTTTCGTCTGTGTACCAGGACAACTTGAAAGTAGCCAAGCCTGGTGCCAAGAAGTTCTTCAAGAGCAAGGAGTCGATGTACGTTGCTGCAGCCAAGATTAATACAGGATGCTTGGTCGAGTTGGTAGATGAGAACGAGGTCCTCCAGGCTGGTGGAGTCAGTATTGGAAAGAAGGGAGTCCTTACACCTGAAGGAGTGGAGATTGTGGTTAGCAAAGGAGATATGTGCTCTTATGCAGTAGATGCTGTAGTTAATGCTGCCAATGAGAAACTGGACTTTAGTGGAGGTCTTTCAAAGGCTATTTCTGATGCTGCTGGGCCACAACTTCAGGATGCCTGTCACCAGATCATTAAAGCACGAAAACAGCTGAACGCAGGTGACGCTGTCCTCACAAAGGCAGGAGGACAGCTGTGCTGCAAGTATGTCATCCATGCAGTTGGACCACATTTTGATAGGTCTGATTCTCAGAAATCCGTTGGACTGTTGAAAAAAGCTGTGAAAAGGAGTCTAAATCTTGCTGACCGAGAGAACTGCCAGTCCGTGGCAATACCAGCCATAAGTTCTGGAAACCTTGACTTCCCACTGGACCTTTGTGCAAACTCCATTGTTGAAGCCCTAAAAGAATTCTTTGAGTTTGTGAGCGAAGACCTATGTGTGAAGAAGATCCACCTTGTTGATAATAACGATAGAACAGTTGAGGCTTTAAAAACCGCAGTGCAGAAAGTGTACGGGGGAAGTTCCACCAGTCAGGGGATTACCTCCAAGGGCCATTCAAGTCAAAATcagcaaaacacaaaaacacaaaaacacattccAAGTGTCTCAAACCAAGGTTCATCCCAAAGTGTTAAGACGAAGGAGGGACTGACAGTTACCCTTTCAAAGCGCAACATCCAGGACACCTCG ATGGATGTGGTTGTGAACTCTATATCTTCTGACCTGTCCCTTAATCATGGAGCCATCTCGAGTGCCATCCTTAGCACAGCAGGGCCACAGCTTCAGACGCTGCTTAATCAACAGGTCACAGGCAACGTGAATGTTGGGGACGTTTTTGTCACTACTGGCGGTAACCTTAAAAACAAACTGGTTTTCCATGCTGTGGCCCCTCACTGGAAGCAGGGACAAGGTCAAGAACAAAAG GTGCTGGAAGGCATCATGGATAAATGTTTAGGACAGGCAGAGCAACAGCAGCAGAAGTCCATTGTATTCCCAGCCATCGGCACAGGAAATTTAGGTTTTCCAAAGGCATTGGTGGCTTCCCTTATGTTGGACTCGGTTCTGAAATTCAGCAAGAAAAGGGCTTCCAGTCATGTGCAGGAAGTGATGTTTGCTCTCAGTCCCCAAGACATTCCAACCATCCAG GCCTTCACAAATGAGTTCAACAATAAGTTTAACATTCAGACTTCCTCCACACAGCAACAAAGCAAAG GTCCCTTTTCAAAGATCACCTCAAAATCAGGGATTCATGAGACCACAGTGGGAGGCATTGTGCTTCAGGTCCTCAGTGGCGACATCACTAAACAGAATACTGATGTTATTGTCAACTCCAGCAATGAGAACTTCACACTGAAAGCTG GTGTCTCAAAAGCTGTTTTGGATGCAGCTGGTCCAAATGTGGAAGTTGAGTGCGCTGTACTTG GAGCACAGCAAAACCAAGGACTGATAATGACTCAGCCAGGCACGTTGCAGTGCAAGAAGATCATCCACGTTTCAGCAAAAAGTGATCCTGCAACCATCTACCAACGCGTCAAGCAAGTGCTTAAAATGACAGCGCAGCAAAAGCTCACATCAATTTCTTTCCCTGCACTTGGTACAG GTCAGGGTGGCGCGAATCCAGGACAGGTTGCAGACAGCATGCTGGACGCTGTGCTGGACTTTGGGACAAAGACTCCAAACTCTTCCATAAAAATGGTCCGTATGGTGATCTTCCAGGCCCCCATGTTGACAGACTTCCAACAAAGCATgcagaaaagagaaggagggagtGACAAGCAAAAGAAAGAGGGTGTCCTCTCAAAAGCTGCAT CATTTGCCAAGTCATTATTCAGTGGATCAAAGAATAAAGATGACCAGCAAAAGAAGGGAAAGGACTTTGTAATCGAAGGCAAAGCGGTAAATGCAGCTTGCTTTTCCATCTGTGGGCCTTCCCAAGCATCTGTGGACCAAGCCAAGCAGTGGATAGAGAAGCTCATCTTAGACGAGCAGGCATTTGAATTAATCTCTGATCCAATGGTCCTTAACCTGTCCGATAAAGACCAACAACGAATCCAAGAGCTGCAACAATCCATGGATGTCAATGTGAGACTGGAACACAAGGCTCAGGGGGGAGGGTCTGAGGAGGCCACAATTCTGGTGGAAGGCCTCAGCAGGGATGTTCTGGTGGCTGTGAGCGAGATCCAGACCATGCTCAGAAAAACCAGAGATGAATTTAGCCTGAGGAAAGAAATAGAGCTTGCAAGTGGGATTGTAGACTGGCAGTACCAACAGGGTGGACAGTACCAGAGCTTTGATCAACTGACAAACTTCCATTTGGAAAAAGCACTTACACAGAAGTCTCCTCATGTGGACATCACTTTCCAAGGCCAAGCATACAAAGTCACAATGCCAGAGGGTCCTGCTGTGAGTGCTGTTGGTGGCAATCAGATGAGCATCAGACGTATTGACAAATTACAAG ttccAGTCATTGATAGTCTTCCACAGGAATGGGAGACAATGACACCTACTGAACTGTGCAGggtgtgcccactgcagcctggCGACAAAGAGTACAAAGATGTGTTGAGCCACTTCAGAAAAACCTGTCCAAATAATAATGTTCTCCAG
- the parp14rs1 gene encoding poly(ADP-ribose) polymerase family member 14-related sequence 1 isoform X1, which produces MAGEFPYVLLVEGEWDPNTPKLKNKLTIYFQSKKSNGGDCSVQLLGGQRATVSFKTEEVRQQVLKRKSHRIKIGQKDVSLNVHLSPEEDSAVKEAQSSIKAHHPDIPHSADTDAVALKRRTEGCSEQSSVLDFKKPRFFDNRSQAESPSKDEEPSTAEPESEEPEEQGETEEGGGRKSAVLENIQEMNQEFLIMLVENVIKDVPEPKDFSIEVIPESNCAVVTFVSKKGAGNFIMSCPDNSVFRKKNLDVRFLEVTTKVKVEDLPSNLNSDYITLYFEKYGETDGEVVMLEDGQSAIIPFQDQTAVNTVLRTQHQIKKQPIKVFPYYDSLGTALYGKDRPILRLPETFTENIDESIGKYFQDNQGKLDLIRQEMCKHFCQLDLRDSSVKISPLASLLRQGLQTRKLIQTWREKASAEFATAMSKYKSLEINILRDAWSETVAEIHKALSAEPVTLVLHKDQATAILAGLAEDVCRAEDVMHSTIDRITERVQREKGSITDEINMASSIYEIVMLGGLELEIQNSFPKMELSYHSHSQKLVLYGLKQEVLESKNKILQGVIGLNRRVVELHPSVLEFLTKREQERLTSDLFLSKGISASLEIKDNQAWLITKTERVLKDSEEHLKAVLDFKCLDIEDISVIRRPEWQDLITSLNNLFNSSVKVVLINTSGNQVIVSGFAEKVKLVLEQLTDFLKANSNITLTLKADKIVVRFIQENKKQEWFESVKNKVNIDFKDDGVLLSGPRVHVSQCKPVFEDLLSSVYQDNLKVAKPGAKKFFKSKESMYVAAAKINTGCLVELVDENEVLQAGGVSIGKKGVLTPEGVEIVVSKGDMCSYAVDAVVNAANEKLDFSGGLSKAISDAAGPQLQDACHQIIKARKQLNAGDAVLTKAGGQLCCKYVIHAVGPHFDRSDSQKSVGLLKKAVKRSLNLADRENCQSVAIPAISSGNLDFPLDLCANSIVEALKEFFEFVSEDLCVKKIHLVDNNDRTVEALKTAVQKVYGGSSTSQGITSKGHSSQNQQNTKTQKHIPSVSNQGSSQSVKTKEGLTVTLSKRNIQDTSMDVVVNSISSDLSLNHGAISSAILSTAGPQLQTLLNQQVTGNVNVGDVFVTTGGNLKNKLVFHAVAPHWKQGQGQEQKVLEGIMDKCLGQAEQQQQKSIVFPAIGTGNLGFPKALVASLMLDSVLKFSKKRASSHVQEVMFALSPQDIPTIQAFTNEFNNKFNIQTSSTQQQSKGPFSKITSKSGIHETTVGGIVLQVLSGDITKQNTDVIVNSSNENFTLKAGVSKAVLDAAGPNVEVECAVLGAQQNQGLIMTQPGTLQCKKIIHVSAKSDPATIYQRVKQVLKMTAQQKLTSISFPALGTGQGGANPGQVADSMLDAVLDFGTKTPNSSIKMVRMVIFQAPMLTDFQQSMQKREGGSDKQKKEGVLSKAASFAKSLFSGSKNKDDQQKKGKDFVIEGKAVNAACFSICGPSQASVDQAKQWIEKLILDEQAFELISDPMVLNLSDKDQQRIQELQQSMDVNVRLEHKAQGGGSEEATILVEGLSRDVLVAVSEIQTMLRKTRDEFSLRKEIELASGIVDWQYQQGGQYQSFDQLTNFHLEKALTQKSPHVDITFQGQAYKVTMPEGPAVSAVGGNQMSIRRIDKLQVPVIDSLPQEWETMTPTELCRVCPLQPGDKEYKDVLSHFRKTCPNNNVLQIARIQNPGMWKKYQNNKHIMEIKNGHQNNEKMLFHGTREDSMKHINHSGFNRSYAGVNATAYGKGTYFALNASYSSSNTYSVPDHQGHKHMYFCRVLTGDYTTGHSSMFVPPPKSANGIDLYDSVVDRPTAPTIFVVFRDDHAYPEYLITFA; this is translated from the exons ATGGCCGGCGAGTTTCCTTATGTCCTGCTCGTCGAGGGCGAATGGGACCCCAATACCCCCAAACTAAAAAACAAGCTCACCATTTATTTCCAGAGTAAGAAGTCTAATGGAGGAGACTGCAGCGTGCAGCTGCTCGGGGGACAGAGAGCGACTGTCAGCTTCAAAACGGAAGAAG tgaGACAACAGGTACTCAAGAGAAAATCACACCGAATCAAAATAGGCCAAAAGGACGTGAGCCTAAATGTTCATCTGTCACCAGAAGAGGACTCAGCTGTTAAG GAAGCACAGTCTTCAATCAAAGCACACCATCCAG ACATTCCACATTCAGCGGACACTGATGCTGTGGCTCTTAAGAGGAGGACAGAAGGTTGTTCTGAGCAGAGTTCAGTGCTAGACTTCAAAAAGCCCAGGTTTTTTG ACAACAGAAGCCAAGCAGAATCCCCTTCTAAAGATGAAGAGCCATCTACTGCTGAACCTGAGAGTGAGGAGCCAGAAGAGCAAGGGGAAACTGAAGAGGGTGGAGGAAGAAAATCAGCTGTGCTTGAAAACATTCAGGAAATGAATCAAGAGTTCTTGATCATGCTGGTGGAGAATGTCATCAAGGATGTGCCTGAACCCAAAGACTTCAGCATAGAAGTCATCCCTGAGAGCAACTGCGCTGTGGTTACTTTTGTCAGCAAAAAAG GTGCAGGAAACTTCATTATGTCTTGCCCAGATAATTCAGTTTTTAGGAAGAAAAATCTGGATGTCAGATTTCTTGAGGTGACCACAAAGGTGAAAGTTGAGGACCTACCTTCAAATCTGAACTCTGACTACATTACACTGTATTTTGAAAAGTATGGGGAAACAGATGGTGAAGTGGTGATGCTTGAAGATGGACAGTCTGCTATAATCCCCTTTCAGGATCAAACAG ctgTAAACACAGTTCTCAGAACACAACATCAGATTAAAAAGCAGCCTATCAAAGTATTCCCATATTATGACTCATTGGGAACAGCCCTCTATGGAAAAGACAGACCCATACTGAGACTCCCAGAAACCTTCACAGAGAATATTGATGAATCTATTGGGAAATATTTCCAAGATAACCAAGGAAAACTGGACTTGATCAGGCAGGAGATGTGCAAACATTTCTGTCAGCTGGATCTTCGAGACTCATCTGTGAAAATCAGCCCCCTAGCTTCCCTACTTCGCCAAGGTTTACAGACAAGAAAACTCATCCAGACGTGGAGGGAGAAGGCCTCTGCTGAGTTTGCTACTGCAATGTCCAAATATAAATCCCTAGAGATCAATATTCTGAGAGATGCATGGAGTGAAACAGTGGCAGAAATTCACAAGGCACTGTCTGCTGAGCCTGTGACCCTGGTCCTTCATAAAGATCAAGCAACAGCGATCCTGGCAGGCCTTGCAGAAGATGTATGCAGAGCCGAGGATGTTATGCATAGTACTATTGATAGAATTACTGAAAGGGTCCAAAGGGAGAAGGGCAGCATAACTGATGAGATCAACATGGCTTCCTCCATTTATGAGATTGTCATGCTTGGTGGCCTTGAGCTGGAAATACAGAACAGCTTTCCCAAGATGGAGCTGAGTTACCACTCTCACAGCCAAAAGTTAGTTCTATATGGTCTAAAGCAAGAAGTATTGGAGTCAAAAAATAAGATTCTACAGGGAGTCATTGGCCTAAACCGCAGAGTGGTGGAACTCCACCCATCTGTTCTGGAGTTTCTGACTAAAAGGGAGCAGGAGAGGCTGACCAGTGACTTATTCTTATCCAAGGGAATTAGTGCATCTTTGGAGATTAAGGATAATCAAGCATGGCTTATCACCAAAACTGAGAGGGTCTTGAAAGATAGTGAGGAGCATTTGAAAGCAGTGTTAGATTTTAAATGTCTTGACATAGAGGACATCAGTGTGATCAGGAGGCCAGAATGGCAAGATCTTATTACTAGCTTAAATAACCTGTTCAATTCTTCAGTCAAGGTTGTTTTGATAAACACATCAGGCAACCAAGTCATAGTTTCTGGCTTTGCTGAGAAAGTTAAATTAGTCCTAGAACAGCTGACGGATTTTCTGAAGGCCAATTCTAACATTACCTTAACACTCAAGGCTGACAAGATTGTTGTCAGATTTATCCAGGAGAACAAAAAGCAAGAATGGTTTGAATCGGTGAAAAACAAAGTTAATATTGACTTCAAAGATGACGGAGTCTTACTGAGTGGACCAAGGGTTCATGTCTCTCAGTGTAAGCCGGTCTTTGAGGACCTACTTTCGTCTGTGTACCAGGACAACTTGAAAGTAGCCAAGCCTGGTGCCAAGAAGTTCTTCAAGAGCAAGGAGTCGATGTACGTTGCTGCAGCCAAGATTAATACAGGATGCTTGGTCGAGTTGGTAGATGAGAACGAGGTCCTCCAGGCTGGTGGAGTCAGTATTGGAAAGAAGGGAGTCCTTACACCTGAAGGAGTGGAGATTGTGGTTAGCAAAGGAGATATGTGCTCTTATGCAGTAGATGCTGTAGTTAATGCTGCCAATGAGAAACTGGACTTTAGTGGAGGTCTTTCAAAGGCTATTTCTGATGCTGCTGGGCCACAACTTCAGGATGCCTGTCACCAGATCATTAAAGCACGAAAACAGCTGAACGCAGGTGACGCTGTCCTCACAAAGGCAGGAGGACAGCTGTGCTGCAAGTATGTCATCCATGCAGTTGGACCACATTTTGATAGGTCTGATTCTCAGAAATCCGTTGGACTGTTGAAAAAAGCTGTGAAAAGGAGTCTAAATCTTGCTGACCGAGAGAACTGCCAGTCCGTGGCAATACCAGCCATAAGTTCTGGAAACCTTGACTTCCCACTGGACCTTTGTGCAAACTCCATTGTTGAAGCCCTAAAAGAATTCTTTGAGTTTGTGAGCGAAGACCTATGTGTGAAGAAGATCCACCTTGTTGATAATAACGATAGAACAGTTGAGGCTTTAAAAACCGCAGTGCAGAAAGTGTACGGGGGAAGTTCCACCAGTCAGGGGATTACCTCCAAGGGCCATTCAAGTCAAAATcagcaaaacacaaaaacacaaaaacacattccAAGTGTCTCAAACCAAGGTTCATCCCAAAGTGTTAAGACGAAGGAGGGACTGACAGTTACCCTTTCAAAGCGCAACATCCAGGACACCTCG ATGGATGTGGTTGTGAACTCTATATCTTCTGACCTGTCCCTTAATCATGGAGCCATCTCGAGTGCCATCCTTAGCACAGCAGGGCCACAGCTTCAGACGCTGCTTAATCAACAGGTCACAGGCAACGTGAATGTTGGGGACGTTTTTGTCACTACTGGCGGTAACCTTAAAAACAAACTGGTTTTCCATGCTGTGGCCCCTCACTGGAAGCAGGGACAAGGTCAAGAACAAAAG GTGCTGGAAGGCATCATGGATAAATGTTTAGGACAGGCAGAGCAACAGCAGCAGAAGTCCATTGTATTCCCAGCCATCGGCACAGGAAATTTAGGTTTTCCAAAGGCATTGGTGGCTTCCCTTATGTTGGACTCGGTTCTGAAATTCAGCAAGAAAAGGGCTTCCAGTCATGTGCAGGAAGTGATGTTTGCTCTCAGTCCCCAAGACATTCCAACCATCCAG GCCTTCACAAATGAGTTCAACAATAAGTTTAACATTCAGACTTCCTCCACACAGCAACAAAGCAAAG GTCCCTTTTCAAAGATCACCTCAAAATCAGGGATTCATGAGACCACAGTGGGAGGCATTGTGCTTCAGGTCCTCAGTGGCGACATCACTAAACAGAATACTGATGTTATTGTCAACTCCAGCAATGAGAACTTCACACTGAAAGCTG GTGTCTCAAAAGCTGTTTTGGATGCAGCTGGTCCAAATGTGGAAGTTGAGTGCGCTGTACTTG GAGCACAGCAAAACCAAGGACTGATAATGACTCAGCCAGGCACGTTGCAGTGCAAGAAGATCATCCACGTTTCAGCAAAAAGTGATCCTGCAACCATCTACCAACGCGTCAAGCAAGTGCTTAAAATGACAGCGCAGCAAAAGCTCACATCAATTTCTTTCCCTGCACTTGGTACAG GTCAGGGTGGCGCGAATCCAGGACAGGTTGCAGACAGCATGCTGGACGCTGTGCTGGACTTTGGGACAAAGACTCCAAACTCTTCCATAAAAATGGTCCGTATGGTGATCTTCCAGGCCCCCATGTTGACAGACTTCCAACAAAGCATgcagaaaagagaaggagggagtGACAAGCAAAAGAAAGAGGGTGTCCTCTCAAAAGCTGCAT CATTTGCCAAGTCATTATTCAGTGGATCAAAGAATAAAGATGACCAGCAAAAGAAGGGAAAGGACTTTGTAATCGAAGGCAAAGCGGTAAATGCAGCTTGCTTTTCCATCTGTGGGCCTTCCCAAGCATCTGTGGACCAAGCCAAGCAGTGGATAGAGAAGCTCATCTTAGACGAGCAGGCATTTGAATTAATCTCTGATCCAATGGTCCTTAACCTGTCCGATAAAGACCAACAACGAATCCAAGAGCTGCAACAATCCATGGATGTCAATGTGAGACTGGAACACAAGGCTCAGGGGGGAGGGTCTGAGGAGGCCACAATTCTGGTGGAAGGCCTCAGCAGGGATGTTCTGGTGGCTGTGAGCGAGATCCAGACCATGCTCAGAAAAACCAGAGATGAATTTAGCCTGAGGAAAGAAATAGAGCTTGCAAGTGGGATTGTAGACTGGCAGTACCAACAGGGTGGACAGTACCAGAGCTTTGATCAACTGACAAACTTCCATTTGGAAAAAGCACTTACACAGAAGTCTCCTCATGTGGACATCACTTTCCAAGGCCAAGCATACAAAGTCACAATGCCAGAGGGTCCTGCTGTGAGTGCTGTTGGTGGCAATCAGATGAGCATCAGACGTATTGACAAATTACAAG ttccAGTCATTGATAGTCTTCCACAGGAATGGGAGACAATGACACCTACTGAACTGTGCAGggtgtgcccactgcagcctggCGACAAAGAGTACAAAGATGTGTTGAGCCACTTCAGAAAAACCTGTCCAAATAATAATGTTCTCCAG